Below is a window of Camelina sativa cultivar DH55 chromosome 11, Cs, whole genome shotgun sequence DNA.
TTGGTGTTGAGATCGAGAAACGAAGAACAATCCATTGAGAAAAATCGtcaagatattattattatcttaagACCAAAAGGACTGACTGGGGTTGGTGCgtagtagagagagagagagagagagagagagagactgaggtCTTAAATTTTGCTTTCTTCGGTCACAAGTTGGTCCAAGTGAATGAGAGAATTTGCCCATAGAAATATGCCTTTATTTATACATACAGAGTCCGcacaagaaaaattaatttaagGGTTGTCcagatttaataaaataaaaactaagcaatctataataaatataaaactattgtTACTTTGTATTTTTAGTATGGTTTTCTatataatcatttaatttatctttaattCACAActatttttcagaaaatttgtataatttaatttgtttaaatttagtGGAAGATGTgtctaaatatttaaaaagtaattataaatttatgatttaaagaaattttttttttctgtttcacaaaaattgtcattttgataatttttacacaaattaaaatactattaaaatatatatatatatatatgcctttatttaataaataattaatggaTTAATTTAGTTATAGATTAAGgtttaaattagaaaatctgTAAAAGATGCATTGGAAATATAAACTAATgcattgaaaatgtaaaataatattttttgtgatataaaaataataatactaacatgAAACAGAAGATGATGAAGTATCAGAGAGAAATGACGTAAGTACAATATGATTAAAGAAAGAGGTTTTGGATTTGTTAGGAAGGAAAGTTGTTGGAAAGTGaagataaatctaaaaaaagcTGTCTTCTTATAAAGTCCAGAAGACATTAAAGactttcataaataatttttttttataaaaaaaaaaaaaNNNNNNNNNNNNNNNNNNNNNNNNNNNNNNNNNNNNNNNNNNNNNNNNNNNNNNNNNNNNNNNNNNNNNNNNNNNNNNNNNNNNNNNNNNNNNNNNNNNNNNNNNNNNNNNNNNNNNNNNNNNNNNNNNNNNNNNNNNNNNNNNNNNNNNNNNNNNNNNNNNNNNNNNNNNNNNNNNNNNNNNNNNNNNNNNNNNNNNNNNNNNNNNNNNNNNNNNNNNNNNNNNNNNNNNNNNNNNNNNNNNNNNNNNNNNNNNNNNNaaaaaaaaaaaaaaaaaagcagaacaaGACATGAAAAAGCTGTCTAATTAAATCACCAGTGTGATTGGCTAAAATTATGGGATTGTAATACAAACTTTCTAAATTGAGTTATAAGCTATCGTAGTTTCTTATATGCGGTATGTACGTGGGTTAATTTTACTGTCGTAATCATCTTCTATATACTATATGTTGATTTCTtacctaaaaatatattatttattcgatatattttaaaatataattaattatactatatataagaaaaagaaaaaaaagagctatggttttgttttgtagtacCATATTTTAATAACATTAGTATCTAGATATTTTCAGTTTGctaataatttcattaaaaaaggtacatctttttgtttagttttatttatttatgtagtGACTGTGTGATCATATAtactttttcaaaattgaaattatAGAAAAACCGAAATACCGTCCAAAGACTTAGAAACTTTCTTCAAGTCTagatccaaaaacaaaaaccaactaaaataaatgataaaaataagttatacaaaaaaaaaagaaagaaagaattcgatcgaaaaaaaaaatcaataatatcgGCGGGAGTGTCCCCATGCCCTAAGAAAATTTGGTACGTCattacttttaattattttaaataaggTAGGGGATTCCGtgtttcttttatgtcctgttaatttttgtttttttgttttgtggagATTCATAACAGTTACGAACTTTCCCTTGACTTGCTTGACCATTGACTCTGATCTTGGAGGTCGgcaattatttttctattagcatatttattttcttcGCTGCATATCTTTATCAATAGTACTAAAGAAACAACTAGTTAGATGAGCAGTATTCACATTGCACCGATGAATATAAATGTATAGTAACATCGTTAACCGTGTGTTATTATAACACGAGACCACTATTAGTAGCTTCTTCTTAGAGATACAAATTACTAAAAGATTGGTGTTGAGAGTAATGTTTGAGAAAGCTACCAATCACATGGCGTGATTAATCAAGTCAGTAGGAAAAAACATTTCTAGCGGaaaatggtaaacaaaaacatatgaaaaatattagccgacaaaaaaaaagaagtataaaTAAATTGGGAGAGTGAAACAAAAACGTGGAAGTTTTTGGGtagcaagaaaacaaagagtggGGTGAGCCCACACGGGAAAAGGGCAACAAATCTTGACCGGACTCGACCGTGACTTCCAagttgtgagagagagaggcctTCCCTATTATTGGAGTATTACTTATTATTAGGATGAATGGTGGTGTGAACAAGTTGCCACCTTGGGCGGCTCCGACACCgacctcttttttttcttgtcaccttttctttttttcctttgtttgttcAAAGTTGTGAATTTTAGTGTCATCTTAATTGTTCCGTTTATTTCAAACACTAGGATACAAAATACTTAACTACTTTTACatgaacatttagaaaaatcGTTAGTGCGATTGAGATTCTTAAGACTCTGGTAGACCATgcattttgattttattgatgtAGGTTGTCAATTTAGATTGAGACGATGAGACGGATGAATCATATCTATTAGAAACATTCAAACTTGTTATCATTtttccccaaaagaaaaaaaaaattatcaaactatctgaattttgttcttttctgatagaactaaaatttaaaacataaatatggttagattttttttttaattctcagACCAAATACAACTCATGTAAGTTCCTTTTCTCTCAGAAATCGATATTTAAATTCAACATTTACTCTAATTCTTATTAAACaagaatgattttaaaatataatcaggTGGAGCAACAATAATATTACTATTGAAGAAATAAGTTAGGGCCGGTTCATGGAGAAGTAAATTAAACAAGTATATCACGGTTGGAAAAATCATAAAAGTTGTTTAGTTTATTGATCCTCCTAGGTGGAGTGTGATAAGTCTTATAATAAGACAATCTTTTTTAAGTCGTCGTCTAAAACTCGAACTCCCCTCCTCGGATATATTCTACATGACGACGTCAATACTATGACGTCATTACCTAGTTTATGCATCGATGCATAAGCATGATCCAGTaacgtttttatatatatatatattttttttttggtcttttgctTCACGAAACTAACTATCCTTCAATAGTccaacgaaaaaaataaaagacaactTCCAAATTAAACGTAACATTAGAAActtatgacttatgaatgaTTAATTTGATTACACACCGTCtgaaatcataatataatattttgagttttcttaGTATATCTATTAATTTCTTCATATCGGAGATATATTAAACACTTATTCTTCCAGGAAAATAATCGTTTTCTTCGACTttgatatgatatatttaatttatatacacGTGactttaaatgaaaaaaaaaactctgaacAATTAATAAGTCTATTCTATTGCATATTACATAGTGTGTAGTGTGTACGATAGAACACTATTAAACTTTCTCAGCGTAACAACCATATACAGTATAATATAATATCTTTAAGAAAGACTCAAGTCGATATGAGTCGAGctaatttataagttaaaacCAAATGGAACAATTAAATTAGTTAGATAGATTTCAGGAACTAATAGAAAATGGACGACCAAATGGGATGTGTGTAAGCTAAGTTTAAGTAAAACTATACAGACTAGTTGCTGAAAACTCAAAAGTCATGGGACTTTTTAGCCAAAATATAATATTCCACTCCATGCATGCGTCTTTTTTTTGAATGGTAGTGTGATGCAATTCATGATTCGTCAGCCTCAGCTACGTCATCGTTTGTGCATCACCTAATGCagtcttgttttcttctctgttgTTAAAAGGCTTACTTGTcgaattttaaaaagacttgGAGTTGAATTTGAACTCTGTGGTCTTTCGTTACGACCAGATCCCGAATCCACCCCATACCAAACTTCTTAAAAAGTAAGACTCGGATTTTGATCTCTAcattaaacttgaaaaaaagtcatttatatattaactttttaaaaattgatattttggtgggtttgattttatttttatgtgtgCTTGATTAAAATTCTGATTAAACCGATGTTTCCTTTTAAATAAACATTACTACATGTGAACATTACAAATTTTCTCAGTTCTAAGGACCAACAAATTATAATCTTAGGAGTTGGGACAGGTTGTGTAACCTGTTAATCCTACTTAATACTAaagtcaaaaaaatttgaaggtAAAATCGAACTAATTTATCGACCCAAAAGAACCAAAacgaacaaaaaacaaaccgaACAAagttctcttttggttttagatcctcAAACCATACCATATAAATCCCAAAATGAAATTCTCTGAAACAAAGTCCGGCttagatcaaaaccaaaaaaatatttcaataccCACCTCTGTCTCATATTCGAAGTCACATCATAGTTTGCTTATGTAACATCAAAACTACGAgagtaaaaaaatgaaaaaaaaagtgctTCACCTATCGGTTCCTGGTTTCAATCTCTTCCTCAAAGGAACATCTTCATCATTCTTGCTCCGCCCTGAAGCTTTGCGAACAAAGATATAGCTGTTCTTCAGTCCTGTGGTCTTTTAATCTGcattttagtatttgtaaaactctaacatctcttcttccacCGGATGAGTTTTGCCTACTATCACAAGACAATGCAACGGCGCTCCAAAATCAACACTCTCTAGTTGCTTCATAGTCCCTGCAACTATCTTCTGGTCCTCAGAGCCAAGCCGTGCAAAGCCCACACACTCTGTGTCTTCACCATAAACAGATTCCCCATGCTTTTGCTCAACTTCTAGAAGCTGCTCGATCGCTGTATTAACAGTCATATACCTGGGTGGTTCATACTGTTTGTTCCCTCCTCTGCAAAGAGATTCAAAAGTGGGCTCTTTCACTCGGATATCTAGTAGACAGAGAGTGTGGAGTCCAAGAGAACggttcttcttgatcttctcgTAAAAGCTATCAGGTCTCCAAGTCTCGGTGAAGAACGGGATTGAAACAGTCTCTCCATAATGGTAAAGCTGCAGGCCACAAATCCCAACAGCATTCATCACAGATGCATTGTGCACTACCTCTACTTTTACACCAAGTGTCTTAGCTCGAACAACAAGATCACTATGTGTTGTAGCTCTGCAAATTGCATTCccagcaaaacaacaacaacaactatatCAGAcataaatcccaaaataaaCTGCGTAGTAGTATCTTGCTCTAACTACATTAGCtataaaaattgaataacaaagagATTGATAAAGCTTGAATTAAGTACCCGAAAGGATCACCAACAACGAGAAAAGCGATATCATTATCAATGGCTTCTTCAATCATATCACCAGCCTTTTCTTCCACCATTTCTCTATCAGCAAGTATGATTTGTTTCCCATAAAAGTTTTCCtgagaaaccaaaataaaataaaaacataagctttaaaatcagaaaattgGGAAAGTAGTGAATCTAACTAAATCAAGGGGGGGTTTTGAGAGTCTTACAAGATTGGAAAGACCAGAAGCAGAGAGACCAAAGGACAAAAGAGAAGTGTAAGCTTCCATGTATACTTTCTGAGATTTCTTAACAGCTTCGAGTCCTCTCAAGGTTATGTCTTTCTCATCACCTAAACCTAACCCTATAATATACAACATCTCTGCTGCTACTGCTCTCTTCTGCCTCTCTGACAACAGTAATCAAACAACGATTAATCACTCAATCAGATAGTCACATGAAACGCAAGAAAGATGAAACCTTTAAAAAACAGAAGAACAACGACACAGTTGATGAACTTTAGATCTAaggaaaaagataaatctaCTGCTTCGACCAAACAAGTGGGTGGCTGAACAAATCGAAGAGTCCAACAGATCCATAGAATTGAAGGATAAAAATTCGAACTTTACCTGATAGATTGCGTTGAAAATTTGGGAAAGCCCTCACTCGATAAACCTCAGCGAGCggccaagaagaagaaggtcaaaACCCtttttgtgtcttgttttttctttttctttagttcAATTGAGAGTTTAATTAATACTTATTTGGTCCTTATTAAAAAGTGAGTAATCGGCCCTGAGTATTGTTGGCATTGAGGGCAAAAATAGATTACTAATTATTACACACTCTTGTCtaagaaaccaaaaaggaaGTAAGATTTGAGGACTTGAGTGATTTAATGAATAGAGttacacaatatatatatatatatatattaggcaGTGCAAGAGAGCTGAGGTAGACAATTTTTTTGTCGGACTAGCTTGTGCATATCGTGCACTATCTTGAACACTGCTTCTGGTCTAGCCAGCCTCAACGCATTCTGTGACATTATCTCCAACTCTTTTGATGCCGGTCCAAACCAATCTGCTACGATCTCTGATATCTCTTTTGGTGATTTTGAGAATTTCCCACATCCGTTCTCCACCACGTACGGCACATTCCCTGCCTCCTGCGCTCATAATCAACAACCCCCCAAAATTGAGAACCTGAACTTTAACATAGAAATGGGACTCTGCCTTTAAAGTGGAACTTACTTGACCAGCTATGTAACCGTTTAAGATTATCGGTAGCCCTCTTATCATAGCTTCAGCTATAGTGCCTGGACCAGCCTGCACAATCCCAAGTGacaaagataaataaagaaacaatcGTTCTAGGATCACTCTTGTTTTTCAGGTACAAAAGAGAGTAGGAATGTTCAATCCAGGTCTCCactttaagaacaaaataatttggttCTGTTTACTTTACCTTGGTTATGATGCAGTCACAGGCACCCATACATTCCTCCATTTTCGTTATAAACCCCTTCACCTATGAGATTAAGAAGATCCTTTCAGCGACTTACATCGAGTGCCTAAGAATGTTAATTTGGTATGAAGAGTGAGAAGTGTAGAGTACCTGGACTGGGATTTTCCAATCTAAGGAACTTAGTTTGCTTTGGAGTTTCTTGTTTCGTCCACAGATTACAAGAACCTGACCTACTGCTTCACCAAGGCTCTCGTCATACAAAGCATCTG
It encodes the following:
- the LOC104721658 gene encoding probable diphthine methyl ester synthase, with amino-acid sequence MLYIIGLGLGDEKDITLRGLEAVKKSQKVYMEAYTSLLSFGLSASGLSNLENFYGKQIILADREMVEEKAGDMIEEAIDNDIAFLVVGDPFGATTHSDLVVRAKTLGVKVEVVHNASVMNAVGICGLQLYHYGETVSIPFFTETWRPDSFYEKIKKNRSLGLHTLCLLDIRVKEPTFESLCRGGNKQYEPPRYMTVNTAIEQLLEVEQKHGESVYGEDTECVGFARLGSEDQKIVAGTMKQLESVDFGAPLHCLVIVGKTHPVEEEMLEFYKY